In Thalassococcus sp. S3, the sequence CCGGTGATCCACGCGATGCGATATGCTACCGAAGGCGGCAAACGCCTGCGCGGTTTTCTGGTGCTGGAGGGTGCTGCGTTGCATGGGATCGCCCTTGAACGCGCGATCTGGCCGGCCTGCGGGATCGAGGCGATGCATGCCTATTCGTTGGTCCATGACGATCTGCCCTGCATGGATGATGACGATCTGAGGCGCGGGCGGCCCACGGTGCATGTCGAATGGGACGAGTGCACGGCCGTGCTGGCCGGGGATGCGTTGCAAACCCTTGCATTCGAACTCTCCGCCCGGCCTGAGGTGGGCGGAGCGGATGTGCGCGCTGATCTGGCGCTGAGCCTTGCACAGGCAAGCGGTGCACAGGGAATGGTGCTGGGTCAGGCGCTGGATATCGCGGCGGAGACGGCGGAGGCGCCTCTGACATTGGATCAGATCACGGCGCTGCAAGCGGGAAAGACCGGCGCGCTGATCGACTGGGCGGCCTGTGCCGGTGCGCGTCTGGCGCAGGCTGACATCGCACCCCTGCGCCGATATGCGCAGGCCATCGGCCTTGCCTTCCAGATTGCCGACGACATCTTGGATGTCGAAGGCGACGCGGAAAAGGCGGGCAAACGCTTGCAGAAAGACGCGGATGCGGGCAAAGCCACCTTCGTGTCGCTGTTGGGTCTGGATGGCGCGCGCAGCAAGGCCACCGAACTGGTGGACGAGGCCTGCGCCGCGCTGGACCCTTACGGCGCTGATGCCGATACGTTGCGGGACACGGCGCGCTTTATCATCTCCCGCGATGCCTAACCGCCCCGGAAGGAGGCGCAGATGACCGACCGCCCGAAGACCCCTCTCCTCGACATGATCCAGAAGCCCGCAGATCTCAAGCAATTGTCGGACAAGCAGCTTGAACAGGTGGCGCATGAGTTGCGGACCGAAACGATCTCGGCCGTGTCCGAAACGGGAGGGCATCTGGGCGCGGGCCTGGGCGTGGTGGAGTTGACCGTGGCATTGCACGCGGTCTTCGACACGCCACGCGACAAGCTGATCTGGGATGTCAGTCACCAATGCTATCCGCACAAGATCCTGACCGGGCGGCGTGACCGGATCCGCACGATCCGTCAGAAGGACGGGCTGAGCGGGTTCACCAAACGCTCCGAAAGCCCCTACGACCCGTTTGGCGCGGCGCATAGTTCGACCTCGATCAGCGCGGCTTTGGGCTTTGCGGTGGGCCGCGATCTGGGCGGTGTAGTGCCGGAAGGGCTGGGCGACGCCATTGCGGTGATCGGCGACGGCGCGATGAGCGCAGGCATGGCCTATGAGGCGATGAACAATGCCGGGCATCTGGGCAAACGCCTGATCGTGATCCTGAACGACAATGAGATGTCCATTGCGCCGCCGGTAGGGGCGATGTCGACCTATCTATCTCGCCTTTACGCAGAGCAGCCGTTTCAGGACCTGAAGGCGGCGGCGAAAGGGGCCGTTTCGCTTTTGCCAGAGCCGTTCCGCGAAGGGGCGAAGCGCGCCAAGGAGATGTTGAAAGGCATGGCCGTGGGCGGCACGCTCTTCGAAGAGCTGGGTTTTTCCTATCTCGGGCCGATTGACGGGCACGATATGGGCCAGCTACTGCCGGTGCTGCGGACGGTGAAGGCGCGGGCGACGGGGCCGATCCTGATCCATGTTATCACCAAGAAGGGCAAGGGTTATGCGCCGGCCGAGCATGCCCGCGATGGTGGACACGCGACCGCAAAATTCAATGTTGTGACGGGCAAGCAGAAGAAAGCGCCGTCGAATGCGCCAAGCTACACCAAGGTCTTTGCGGATACCCTGCTGAAAGAGGCCGCGGAAGACGATAGGGTCTGCGCCATCACAGCGGCGATGCCGGATGGCACGGGCCTGAACCTCTTTGCAGAGCGATATCCGAGCCGGTGTTTCGATGTGGGCATTGCCGAACAGCACGCCGTGACCTTCAGCGCGGGCCTGGCGGCGGCGGGGATGAAACCCTTTTGCGCGCTTTATTCGACCTTCCTGCAGCGGGGCTATGACCAGGTGGTTCACGACGTGGCCATCCAGCGCCTGCCGGTGCGGTTTCCGATTGACCGTGCTGGGCTTGTCGGCGCGGACGGGGCGACCCATGCGGGCAGCTATGACGTGGCTTATCTGGCCAACCTGCCGGGCTTTACCGTGATGGCCGCCGCCGACGAGGCCGAACTGGTGCATATGGTGGCAACCGCGGCGGCGCATGATGACGGTCCCATTGCCTTCCGCTTTCCCCGCGGGGAAGGCGTGGGCGTGGAGATGCCGGAGAAGGGCGAAGTGCTGGAGATCGGCAAGGGCCGAATGATCCAGGAAGGCGGTCGCGTGGCGATCTTATCCTTCGGAACCCGTCTGGCAGAGGTGCTGACAGCCTGCGAGGCGCTGGGCGCGCGGGGGATCACACCCACGGTGGCGGATGCGAGGTTCGCCAAACCCTTGGATCGCGACCTGATCCTGCAACTTGCAGCCGAGCATGAGGCGCTTATCACCATCGAGGAAGGGGCCGTGGGCGGTTTCGGCAGCCATGTGGCCCAGCTTCTGGCCGATGAAAGGGTGTTCGATCAGGGTCTCAAATACCGATCCATGGTGCTGCCGGATATCTTCATCGATCAGGCCAGTCCCGCGGACATGTACGCCGTGGCCGGAATGAGCGCGGAACAGATCGAAGCAAAGGTGCTTTCGGTTCTGGGTGTCGCGTCAATCGGCGAAAAACGCGCTTGAGGCCAAAAAACCGGGTTGAGCTGTAGCGTGATCCAGCCGCTATAGGGAATGCGTCCTCAAAAACGGAGCACGCATATGACCCACATAATCTCGGCTTTCTTCAGCAACCTCGGCGATTTGGAGAAGGCGAAAGCCTTTGTTGATCCCGACGCGATCTTTGTTGGTGTTCGGGAGCATCCGGATGTGAATTTGCCAATCTACGGCACGTTCCGTGGTCACGATGGAATGATGCGATTTGTCGGGGCCTTGAAGGATGCCTTCGACACCCAGCTTTTCGAAATCGACATGGTCCACGAAAACCCGACAGAAGGCTTTGCGACTGGCCGCTTTGAGCATCGGGTCAAACGCACCGGTGCGCTTTTTCGCAGTCGATGGGCTCTGTTTGCCCAGTTTCGGGACGGTCGGATATCGCATTATCGGTTCTTCGAAGATACCGCCGCGCTTGAAGAGGCATTGGGCGTTCGAACGATCTGCCGCGAAGCCGTCTAGATCAGTCCGCTGACCAGCAAGGCAACAGCTCCGGCGCACGCATAGCCGAGCACAACGAAGAGACCGTCGCGTGTCAACAGACCAAAGGAGATCAAGGCAACCGTCGCCGCGCCAACCGAGGTGACCATTGGCAGGATCTCAAGAAGGGGCCATGTCATCGGGATGGCGACGCAAACGGCAAAGTTGACACTCCGCATCGGCTGTTGGGTCAGCAATCTGAACCTGCGATGGGCGTTGCGATCGAGCCAGGCACACGGTTTGCGCAGCCAATCGACCGCGCCGCGCAATCGCTTGGCGTTCACACTCCGGCGGCGAATGGTATCGGGCAACCAGATGTGACGCCGCCCGATCAGCGCCTGGGCCCCGATCAGAAGGATCAGCAACGCGGATAAGGTCGGCATGCCTGGAATGCCCGAGATCGGGGAAATCAGGATCACCGAGATGGTCAGAATGATGGGCGTGAAAGAGCGTTCACCCACTTCGCCGAGTATGTCGGCGACGGTCACGCGCTCTCCTGCCGCAGCCTGATCCAGCGCGTCCAGGATATCGTTCAGCGACCGCGGCGCGATGTCAGTGCTCATCGACCTCGGTCAGCTCGGACTTCAGAAGGGCGGGTAACCCATCGCGATAGCTTGGATAGAGGAGCTTCACGCCAAGCTCATCCTTGATGCGGTTGTTCCTCACGCGCTTGTTCTCAGCATAGAAACTGCGTGCCATGGGCGTCATTTCGGCCGCTTCATAAGGCGCTGCCGGGGGCAGGGGCAGGCCAAGAAGCTCTGCGGCATGGGCGATGACATCCTGCGGTGGGGCCGGATCATCGTCGCACAGATTATAGGCCGCGCCGGGATTTGGGCGGGCGATCGAGGCATCGAGAACCTGGGCGATGTCGTCAACATGAATGCGCGAAAAGACCTGACCGGGTTTGATGATCCGCCGCGCAGTGCCCCTGCGCACTTTGGAAAACGGCCCGCGCCCCGGCCCGTAGATGCCCGCCAGGCGGAAGATGTGAAGCGGTAAATCGGGGATCGAAGCCCAGTCTTCCTCGGCGGCTTTCCGCCACTTTCCACGCCTTGTGGAGGGGGTAAGAGGGGTCTTTTCGTCCACCCAACCCCCGTCGTGGTCGCCGTAGACGCCGGTTGTGCTGAGATATCCGACCCATTCCAGGCGCGGGGCGAGGGTGATGATATGGTCACGCACCTCGTTCAGAACCGGGTCACCGGCTTCGGTCGGGCCGGCCGAGATAAGCAGGTGCGTCGCATCGTATAGCGCGTGGGGGCTGTCGACCGAGGGAAAAAGGACGGGCCGGACGCCTGTTTTGCGCAACGCTTCGGCCTTTTCCATGCTCCGCGTGGTCCCGATCACACGCCATCCGCGTGGCAGCAGCAACCGCGACAATGCCTGAGCCGAATAGCCATGGCCGAATGAGAACAGCACTTTATGCATACCTCTTTGATGGGTTCTGACGAGAGGGATTACAAGTGTTACAAAAAATCGTTGTCTTATGAATATTCGTAACATATACTCCCGATAACGGTTTTGGAGGAGCCCAGCCCATGTATTCGCAAGGCCTGATCGGCGCCGACGGGCGCACGGAAGAGACGCCGGAATTTCTTGAAGCGTTTCAGAAGCGCATCGACGCTGAGGAAAAAATCGAACCCAACGATGCGATGCCCGAAGGCTATCGTCGCACTCTGGTTCGTCAGATCGGGCAGCATGCCCATTCGGAGATCGTGGGCATGCTGCCCGAGGGCAACTGGATCACCCGTGCACCAAGCCTGAAGCGCAAGGCGGCGTTGCTGGCCAAGGTGCAGGATGAGGGCGGGCATGGTCTATACCTCTACGCGGCGGCGGAAACGCTGGGCGTGAGCCGCGAGCAGATGACCGAGGAGCTTCTGGATGGGCGGGCGAAATATTCGTCGATCTTCAACTATCCCACGCTGACCTGGGCCGATATCGGCACGATTGGCTGGCTGGTTGATGGCGCGGCGATCATGAACCAGATCCCCCTCTGCCGATGCTCATACGGACCCTACGCACGAGCGATGATCCGGGTTTGCAAGGAAGAGAGTTTTCACCAGCGTCAGGGCTATGAAATCGTCATGACACTGGCGCAGGGCACGCCGGAGCAAAAGAAAATGGCGCAGGATGCGCTGAACCGCTGGTGGTGGCCTTCGATCATGATGTTTGGACCGCATGACGCGGACAGCCAGCATTCGGACCAGTCGATGGCCTGGAAGATCAAGCGGTTTACCAATGACGAGTTGCGCCAGAAATTCATCGACGCGACGGTGCCGCAGGCGGAGTATCTGGACCTGACGATCCCGGATCCCGACCTTCGCTGGAACGATGAAAAGGGTGGCTACGATCACGGCCCGATCGATTGGGACGAGTTTTGGCGCGTTGTGAAAGGTCACGGACCCATGGCCAAGGATCGCATCAAGGCCCGCAAGGAAGCCTGGGATGACGGCGCCTGGGTGCGCGAGGCCGCATTGGCCCATGCAGAGAAACGGCGCGCGCGAAAAATGGCCGCAGAGTAAAATCCGACTGCGGGAGCGAGGGGCCAGCCCCTCGCGCTCCCCGGGATATTTTTAACCCAAAGAAGAAAGGGCATGAGATGTCCGGTGAAGTGCCTTTGTGGGAAGTATTCATCCGGCCCCGAAACGGGCTGGCACACAAACATGTGGGGTCGATCCACGCCACCGACGAGGTAATGGCCCTGCAGGCGGCGCGGGATGTCTATACCCGGCGCGGTGAGGGCAATTCGATCTGGGTCGTGCCGTCGGCCGCGATCACGGCCAGCGATCCGGATCAGGCCGCGGAGAACTTCGATCCAACGGGAGAGAAGATTTACCGACACCCGACTTTTTACGACATTCCTGAAGACGTGGGGCATATGTGATGTCTCTCTTCGAAGGCGTATTGGAGCTGGCCGACGATCATCTGGTTCTGGGCCACCGGATAAGCGAGTGGTGCGGCCATGCGCCGATGCTGGAGGAGGACCTGGCGCTGCCCAATATGGCGCTGGACCTGATCGGTACGGCGCGCAGCCTTTATGAATACGCGGGCAAGCTGGAAGGCGCAGGCCGGGATGAGGATGACCTAGCCTATCTGCGCGGGGAGCGGGAGTATCGCAATCTCCTGCTTTGCGAGCGACCAAATGAGGATTTCGCGCATACCGTTTTGAGGCAACTTTATTTCGCCGCGTTCATGCAGCCGTACTGGCAAGCCGCCTTGAAGAGTTCTGACGAGGTTATTGTCGGGATCGCGGGTAAAGCGGTGAAGGAAATGGCCTATCACATCCGCCATGCCGGGGAATGGGTGATCCGGCTGGGCGACGGGACGGAGGACAGCGCGCAACGCATGAAAAACGCCGTCGAAGCGCTGCATCTTTATACAGGAGAGCTCTTTGAGCCGGGGGCGGAGACGCATGCTCTTCCAGATCGCACGGCTCTGCAACCCACATGGGAGGCGACGATCGACCGGGTGTTTGATGACGCGATGCTCAGTCGTCCGGTGGTGCAGTATCCGCAGACCGGAGGGCGCAAGGGCGTACACGGCGAAGGGCTGGGCCACATGTTGGCGGTGATGCAATCGGTGCATCGCGCGCATCCGGGCGCGACATGGTAGCAGCGGTTCAATCGCTCGAAGAAGCGCGGGCCTGGGCGGCGGCGGCGCGTGTTCCCGATCCGGAAGTGCCCTGTGTCACGGTGGAGGATCTGGGCATCCTGCGCTGGCTCAGGATGGAAAACGGTGTGGCCGTGGCGGGTGTCACGCCCACCTATTCCGGATGCCCTGCGGTTCTGGCCATCGAAATGGCGATCGAAGCCGCCTTGCGGGACGCAGGGTTCGACGCCCGGATCGAGCGTGTGATGTCGCCGCCCTGGACCACCGATTGGATCACCGCGGCTGGCCGGGAAAAGCTGCGCGCCTACGGCATCGCCCCGCCTGAGCAGACAAGCGGGTCGAAAATGGCGTTGTTCGGCGAAACGACGGTGCCCTGCCCCCGCTGCGCCAGCACCGCGACAGAGAAGCTGAGCGAGTTTGGCTCCACCGCATGCAAGGCGCAGTATCGCTGCACCGCCTGTGCGGAGCCGTTTGATTACTTCAAATGCATTTGAGGACGAAACATGGTTGATCGCATCACAGAAGCCGTCGCTGTTGCACAAGTAGCTACAGCCTATACCGTGGCCACGCGCAATCGCGATGTCGCGGGGCTCAAACAGCTTTTCCACGAAAATGCGGTGATGAGCGGCTATCTCGGTCCCGATCTCATGGTCGGCGGTCCTGAGCCGTTCTACGACCATCTGAGTGCCAACGAAGTGTCGCCGGATTATCAAAGCGCCCTGCTGAGCGTGGAGGTCACTGGTATGACAGCCTGTGCGCGTGTGGCGGAGAGCAACCTTTTCGGGATGTCCTTCGTCAACGATTTCCATTTCGTGAAGACCAAGGATGGGTGGCTGATTACGTCCAAGCTGTTCCATGCCGATCCGCCGGAAGGACAATCTTGATGTTCCACGCTCTGACCCTCTCTGCCGTTGACCGTTTGACTGATGATGCCGTGGCCCTTCGCTTTGATGTGCCGGATGCTTTGGCAGACACTTTCGCTTACGAGCCCGGCCAATACCTCACCCTGCGGGCAGATGTCGGGGGGGAGGACATGCGCCGGTCCTATTCCATCGCCAGCCTTCCGGGGGAAGCGCTGTGCGTCGGGGTTAAGGCGGTGGAGGGGGGTGCGTTCTCTCCCTTTGCACAAAGCCTGAAGCCGGGTGAGACCCTACAGGTGATGCCGCCGGAGGGGCGCTTTGTCACCAAGGACGAGGAAAAGCTGGTCTTGATCGCTGCGGGATCGGGTATCACGCCGATAATCTCCATTGCGTCGGACGCGCTGGTCCGGGGGGCCGAGGTGACCCTGATCTATGGCAATCGGACCACTGGCAGCATCATGTTCCGCGACACGCTGGACGCGCTGAAGGATCGCTATCTGGAGCGGTTCACCCTGATCCATGTGCTAAGCCGCGAACCCCAGGATGTTGCGCTGCTGAATGGCCGGGTGAGCGGCGAGAAGGTAACCACCCTTGCCCGTGCTGGCGCAGTCGATCTGGACGGTGCCGACGGTATCTTCCTTTGCGGTCCGGGGGAGATGATCGATGATGTCAGTGCCGCTTTGGCCAACGTCGACATCAACTCTGACAAGGTGCATTTCGAGCGTTTCACCCAGGCGGGAGAGACCCCGCGTGCCCCGAAATCGGCCGAGGCCGAGATTGCCGCACAAAGCGGCGTGGCGGTCACGGTGGTACTCGACGGCGCCCGGCGCCAATTTCAGGTGGAGGCCCAGGACGACACCGTTCTCGACGCTGCCGCGCGCCAGGGTCTGGAACTGCCGTTTTCCTGCAAGGGCGGCATGTGCTGTACCTGCCGCTGCAAGGTGGCCGAAGGCAGCGCCGAGATGGCCGTGAACTACTCGCTCGAACCATGGGAGATGGAGGCCGGCTTTACCCTCGCCTGTCAGGCCCGGCCCACATCCGAAACGCTGGTGCTGGATTTCGACGCGGCTTGATCGTCCCGCTCGAATGCGATTTGCTACGGCTATGTCCAAAGACAGACCGGATCTCTCTGCCGCCTACGCGTTGCGAACGCCAGCAGGTTCGCGAAAGCTCTATGCCGATTGGGCCACTGACTACGATCAGGGGTTCGCTGATGCCGAAGATTACCAGCTTCACCTGCATACCGCCCGCCTTTTTGCCAAGACCGGCGCAACCGGCCCCATCCTTGATGTCGGAGCGGGCACTGGCCTCTGTGGTGCTGCCTTGGCGGCGCATGGCATAAGCCCAATCGACGCCACTGATATCAGTGCCGAGATGCTTGCCGAAGCCGCGCGCAAGGATATCTACCGTGACCTGATCGAGGCTGACCTGACCCAGGGACTTCCGTTTCCCGACAATGGCTATGCCGGTCTTACCTCCTCTGGCACCTTCACCACCGGGCATGTCGGCCCGGAGGTTTTTGACGAGCTTCTCCGCGTTGCCCGCCCCGGTGCGCAGTTCGCTTTGTCGATCAATACCCGGCATTTCGATGCGGCCGGTTTTGCTGCCAAGCTGGACGCGTTGTCAGACGAGCTGGCCGACATATCCCTGTCCGAATGCCCCATCTATGGCCCCAAGGCCAGCGGACCGCATCGGAGCGACACGGCTTACGTAGCATGCTTTCGCAAGCGCTGATCTTCTTTGGGTCAAAAATACCCTGGGGGAATCCGCCAACGGCGGATGGGGGCTGGCCCCCTAGCACTCATCGCCCTTTCCAAACGGGGTCCCGTTTCTCGGCAAAGGCCCGGGCGCCCTCCAGCTGATCTTCGCTGGCATAAAGCACATCCACCGTGCGCAGCTTCCTTTGCGTGATCCGGTTCATTGCGTCCTGAAACTTGGCGTCTTCCGCATCCCGCACGATTTCCTTTATCGCCGCGTAGACAAGTGGCGGACCACTCGCGATTAACTGCGCAAGCTCGCGTGCCCGGTTCATCAGGTTCGCGGCGGAGACAACCTCGTTCACCAGGCCCCAGCGATGGGCCTCTTCGGCATCGAACCAGCGCCCGGTCAGCAATAGCTCCATAGCGATGTGATAGGGGATGCGCTTGGGCAGCTTTACGCTTGCCGCGTCTGCCACGGTGCCGGATCGGATCTCCGGTAGGGCAAAGCTGGCGTGATCCGCAGCAAGGATCATGTCCCCGCTCAACGCCAGCTCCAACCCGCCGCCACAGGCAATCCCGTTGACCGCCACGATCACCGGCTTGTTCATGTCCCGCAATTCCTGCAGTCCGCCAAAGCCTCCCACGCCGTAGTCGCCGTCCACTGCGTCACTTTCTGCTGCAGCCTTCAAGTCCCAACCGGGGCAAAAGAACTTCTCTCCCTCCGCAGTCAGGAGCGCCACGCGGAGGTCCGGGTCATCCCGGAATTCAGCGAAGATATCTCCCATAATCCGCGAGGTTTTCAGGTCGATCGCATTGGCCTTGGGCCGATCCAGCGTGACCTCCAGCACGGCCCCGTCCCTTTGCGTTCGGATCGGATTGGGATCACTCATCTCTTGGTCTCCTCCTGTGTCAGCCGGATCAGCGCATCAGCCGCCACCGCCCGCTCGGGCGTGCAGATCAGCGGATTGATCTCGACCTCGCATATCTCGTCTGCATGGGCGATCACCCAATGTTGCAGCGCCTCCACCGCATCCAGGACAGCCGCCCGATCTGCCGCGGGCCGACCACGGTAGCCGTTCAGCAACAAGCTGCAGCGCAGGCGGTCCAAAGCGTTCGCAATGTCCTGACGCGTGGCGGGGATCAAGAGAGAGACGCTGTCCTGCAGAAGCTCCGTCAGCACACCGCCGGCGCCAAGCGTCAGGACAAAGCCATGTGCCGGATCGCAGGTGACGCCGACCAGCAATTCCGCGACACCGCCCTCGATCATCTCCTCCACCAGAGTGTCGGGCACCGGCATCTTCCTTGCCGCCTCCGCGATCTCATGAGGACCGAGCCCCAGCCGGACCGCGCCGGCTTCGGACTTATGGGCCAGTCCCAACCCTTTCAACGCAACCGGCCCTCCGATCTTTGCTGCCGCAGTGACGGCCTCCTCCGGGCTTTTCGCCACTTGCGATATCGGAACATCGACATCAGCCGAAGCCAACCGGTTCTTGGCCTCCACCTCACTCAAAACAGCGCCAGGTTCCAGCCTGTGCGGCAATAGAAGCGGCTCTCTCTCGTCCGTCGTAGGCTTGCCCGCGGCGGAGGCCGCCGCCAACGCTTCGCGCAGCCCGCAAAGCGGGGCCACGCCTTTCGCCATCAGCGCCTCTGCCGTTCCTTCCGGCATCAGTTCCGGCAGGGAGGCCACGACTGCAAAGGGTGCGCCCGTCTCTTGCCGCGCCCGGATCGCGGCTTCGGTCGCACAGGCCCAGTCGGTGGGGTCGGTATGGGGATAATCGACAATGCTCATCGTCAAACCGATCTCGGGCCCGGTCATCGCACCCCAGGCCCGCGCCATCCGTTCCGTGTCGCGCCAGATATAGGTGTGGTAGTCAAGCGGATTGGCCAGCGCCACCATTGGTCCCAGAGTGTCCCGCAGCACCTGCTTCTGCGCGTCCGAGACCGGCGGAAAAGGCAGGCCGACCTCCTGCGCCATGTCCGCAGCCAGGCTCGCCTCTCCACCCGAACAACTGATCGACGCGATACCCCGCGCCGCCAGAGGGCCTGTCACGTGCAACAGCTTCAGCGTTTCCAGAAACGCGGGCAAATCCGCGACCCGCGCAAAGCCCAGTCGGTCAAGCAGCGCCTGCGCCCCGGCATCGCTTCCCGCAAGGGAGGCGGTATGCGAGACCGTTGCCACCCGCGCTTCTTCCGACGTACCAACCTTGAGCACGACAACGGGCACATTCCGTCCCCGCGCGGCCCTAGCCAGATCTTCCCATTGCCGCAGATCACCAAACCCCTCGACATGAAGACCCAGCGCCGTGACGCGTGGATCGTCGAGCAGCGCCCGCGCGATCTCAGCCTGACTGGTTTGCGCCATGTTTCCGCAGGTCACGACATAGCCGATGGGAAGTGCCCGACGCTGCATGGTCAGATTGATCGCGATATTTGACGATTGCGCAAGGATGGCCACCCCACGCTCCACCCGTTTGCAGCCATGTTGATCGGGCCAGATCAGCGCGCCGTCGAGTGCATTGATAAACCCATAGCAATTCGGTCCCAGCACTGGCATGGCCCCGGCGGCCGCGACAAGCCGGGCCTGCAGGCCCGCGCCTTCGGCGTCTTCGGCTTGCGCTTCGGAGAAACCGGACGCGAAACAGACCGCTCCGCCTCCGCCCCGCCTTGCCAGCCCCTGCGCGATATCCGGTGTGGCCTGCCGGTTGACGCCGATAAAGGCCGCATCCGGGCCCTCGGGAAGCGCCTCGACCGACGGGAAAGCCGGGTGACCTGCAATCGCATCCGCCTTCGGATGCACGGGCCAGAGTGCACCCTCAAAGCCGAACCGTTCCGCCTGCGCGATGACCGACCTGCACCAGGCGCCGCCGCCGACCACCGCCAGATGCCGCGGACGCAAAAGGCGGGACAGGTCACGCTGCATGAAACGTGCTTGCTTTTGGTTTTCTTGCCTCCGGCGGGGATATCTCCGACCCAAAGAAGCAGGAGATCATTTTTCCGATCCACCCCGCGCCGCCCATGGCAGACGCGGGGCTTATTCGGGTGCGGCCATCGGCGTCCCCGCCTGTACCGCGTGTTCTCTTCTCGTGGAATTTGGTTGAGCTTTCGCTAACGCATCCCGTTCTTCTTTGGGTCAAAAATATCCCGGGGAGCGCGAGGGGCTGGCCCCTCGCATCGGTCGGATGGGCGCAGCCCATTCGAAACAGGTTCATGCGCCCAATGCCCGCAACAGGTCGCGTGAGATGATATGGCGCTGAATTTCCGACGTGCCGTCCCAGATCCTTTCAACCCTTGCATCGCGCCAGAACCGCTCAAGCGGATAATCATCCATCAGACCCATGCCGCCATGCAGCTGGATCGCCGCATCCGTTACCCGCGCCAGCATTTCAGAAGCATAAAGCTTGGCCGATGCAATCTCCCGGTTGGCGGGCAGCGCCCGGTCCAGCCGATCGGCTGATGCAAGCGTCAGCAGATCCGCTGCATCGATTTCGGTCACCATATCGGCGAGCTGAAAACTGACCCCCTGGAACTTTCCGATCTTCTGACCGAACTGTTCCCGCGTGGCCGCGTAATCCAGGGCATAGTCAAATGTCCTGCGCGCCCGCCCGACGCACATGGCCGCAACCGTGATCCGCGTGGCATAAAGCCAGGTGTTCATAACCTCGAACCCGCCATCGACCTCGCCCAGCACCTGCGTATCCGGCAATCGGCAATCGTCGAATTCGAGGATCATGTTCTGATAGCCCCGATGACTGACTGATTTATAACCATCCCGGATCGTGAAGCCCGGTGTGCCGCGATCCACCAGAAACGCCGTGATCCGTTTTTTGGGTCCTTTCGGTGTCTGATCTTCCCCGGTTGCGATGAACACAATGACGAAGTCGGCATGTTCCGCGCCCGAGATGAAGTGCTTGGTTCCGTTCACAACCCAGTCGCCGCCATCCCGGATGGCCGCGCATTTCATGCCCCTGACATCCGAACCCGCGCCCGGTTCGGTCATCGCCAACGCATCCATCTTCTCGCCGTGCACGGCTGGCATCAGGTAGCGGTCCACCTGCTCCCCTTCACAGGCCATCAGGATGTTCTGAGGTCGCCCGAAGAAATGGTTAAGCGCCATGGACCCACGCCCCAGTTCCCGCTCCACCAGCGCGAATTCCAGATGGCTCAACCCGGCGCAGCCCACGCTTTCGGGGAAATTACAGGCGTAAAACCCCAGCTCAATCGTCTTGCGTTTGATTTCTTGCGCGATTTCTTTTGGAACGGCACCGGTTCGCTCAACCAGGTCTTCGTGCGGGTAAATCTCCTTTTCCACAAAACT encodes:
- a CDS encoding acetate--CoA ligase family protein, coding for MQRDLSRLLRPRHLAVVGGGAWCRSVIAQAERFGFEGALWPVHPKADAIAGHPAFPSVEALPEGPDAAFIGVNRQATPDIAQGLARRGGGGAVCFASGFSEAQAEDAEGAGLQARLVAAAGAMPVLGPNCYGFINALDGALIWPDQHGCKRVERGVAILAQSSNIAINLTMQRRALPIGYVVTCGNMAQTSQAEIARALLDDPRVTALGLHVEGFGDLRQWEDLARAARGRNVPVVVLKVGTSEEARVATVSHTASLAGSDAGAQALLDRLGFARVADLPAFLETLKLLHVTGPLAARGIASISCSGGEASLAADMAQEVGLPFPPVSDAQKQVLRDTLGPMVALANPLDYHTYIWRDTERMARAWGAMTGPEIGLTMSIVDYPHTDPTDWACATEAAIRARQETGAPFAVVASLPELMPEGTAEALMAKGVAPLCGLREALAAASAAGKPTTDEREPLLLPHRLEPGAVLSEVEAKNRLASADVDVPISQVAKSPEEAVTAAAKIGGPVALKGLGLAHKSEAGAVRLGLGPHEIAEAARKMPVPDTLVEEMIEGGVAELLVGVTCDPAHGFVLTLGAGGVLTELLQDSVSLLIPATRQDIANALDRLRCSLLLNGYRGRPAADRAAVLDAVEALQHWVIAHADEICEVEINPLICTPERAVAADALIRLTQEETKR
- a CDS encoding acyl-CoA dehydrogenase family protein, whose translation is MQYGLSDEQEMIVSTVRSFVEKEIYPHEDLVERTGAVPKEIAQEIKRKTIELGFYACNFPESVGCAGLSHLEFALVERELGRGSMALNHFFGRPQNILMACEGEQVDRYLMPAVHGEKMDALAMTEPGAGSDVRGMKCAAIRDGGDWVVNGTKHFISGAEHADFVIVFIATGEDQTPKGPKKRITAFLVDRGTPGFTIRDGYKSVSHRGYQNMILEFDDCRLPDTQVLGEVDGGFEVMNTWLYATRITVAAMCVGRARRTFDYALDYAATREQFGQKIGKFQGVSFQLADMVTEIDAADLLTLASADRLDRALPANREIASAKLYASEMLARVTDAAIQLHGGMGLMDDYPLERFWRDARVERIWDGTSEIQRHIISRDLLRALGA